A single genomic interval of Zingiber officinale cultivar Zhangliang chromosome 4A, Zo_v1.1, whole genome shotgun sequence harbors:
- the LOC121973696 gene encoding sugar transport protein MST7-like translates to MAGGHVIPVGETKIYPGRLTSYALFACMVASFGGLIFGYDIGISGGVTSMDTFLSKFFPKVLEKEKHVIDSNQYCQFNSVLLSTFTSVLYFAAFVSSFFASSITRRLGRKITMVGGGLIFLVGAIINGVAANVLMLIVGRIFLGLGVGFSSQAVPLYLAEMAPMKIRGTLNISFQMMITVGIFVAHLVNYGTSNINGDLGWRLSLGLAAVPAIIVTVGAFFLPNTPNSMIECNQTEKARTMLREIRGTDDIDLEYEDLVAASKQSQAIKDPFKTLLGRKYRPQLVMSIVIPSLQQLTGINVVMFYAPVLFKTIGFGTQASLMSAVITGFVNLASTFISVLTVDRFGRRILFLEGGVQMTIAQIIVGTLIGWKFGTTGMGYIPKTYAIFIVIFICIFVAAFAWSWGPLGWLVPSEIYPLEVRSAAQSITVSANMFWTYVIAQIFPPMLCSFKFGLFYFFAAWEVIMTVFVYWFLPETKGIPIEEMQTVWKSHWFWAKYVNDDNVDSGHVEISNVSV, encoded by the exons ATGGCGGGTGGACATGTCATCCCCGTGGGCGAGACGAAGATCTACCCCGGAAGATTGACATCCTACGCTTTGTTCGCTTGCATGGTGGCTTCCTTTGGCGGTCTCATCTTCGGCTACGACATTGGAATATCCG GTGGAGTGACATCTATGGACACGTTCTTGTCCAAGTTCTTTCCCAAGGTGTTAGAGAAAGAGAAACACGTCATCGACAGCAACCAGTACTGTCAGTTCAACAGCGTGCTCTTGTCGACCTTCACCTCCGTCCTTTACTTCGCCGCCTTCGTGTCCTCTTTCTTCGCATCCTCAATAACCAGACGCCTCGGCAGGAAGATCACCATGGTCGGCGGCGGTCTCATCTTCCTCGTCGGAGCCATCATCAATGGCGTCGCTGCCAACGTCCTCATGCTGATCGTCGGCCGCATCTTCCTAGGCCTCGGCGTCGGATTCTCCAGCCAG GCGGTGCCACTGTACCTGGCCGAGATGGCTCCGATGAAGATCCGAGGCACTCTCAACATCAGCTTCCAGATGATGATCACCGTCGGAATATTCGTGGCGCATCTGGTGAACTACGGCACCTCCAATATCAACGGCGATCTGGGGTGGCGCCTCAGCCTGGGCCTCGCCGCCGTGCCCGCCATCATCGTCACCGTCGGCGCCTTCTTCCTCCCCAATACGCCCAACTCAATGATCGAGTGCAACCAAACCGAGAAGGCCAGGACCATGCTCCGAGAAATCCGCGGGACGGACGACATCGACCTCGAGTACGAGGACCTCGTCGCCGCCAGCAAGCAATCTCAGGCGATCAAGGATCCGTTCAAGACTTTGCTCGGGAGGAAGTACAGGCCTCAGCTGGTGATGTCCATCGTCATCCCCAGCCTCCAGCAGCTCACCGGAATCAACGTCGTCATGTTCTATGCGCCCGTCCTGTTCAAGACCATCGGCTTCGGCACCCAGGCCTCGCTCATGTCCGCGGTCATCACCGGCTTCGTCAACCTCGCCTCCACCTTCATTTCCGTCCTCACGGTCGACCGCTTCGGCCGCCGTATTCTCTTCCTCGAGGGCGGTGTCCAGATGACCATCGCCCAAATCATCGTCGGAACACTCATCGGCTGGAAGTTCGGCACCACCGGCATGGGCTATATCCCCAAGACCTACGCCATCTTCATCGTCATCTTCATCTGCATCTTCGTCGCCGCCTTCGCATGGTCGTGGGGCCCGCTCGGATGGCTAGTGCCTAGCGAGATCTACCCCTTGGAAGTCAGGTCGGCGGCACAGAGCATCACCGTCTCCGCTAACATGTTCTGGACCTACGTCATCGCCCAGATCTTCCCGCCAATGCTCTGTTCCTTCAAGTTCGGCCTCTTCTACTTTTTCGCTGCATGGGAGGTGATCATGACCGTCTTCGTCTACTGGTTCCTGCCTGAGACTAAGGGAATTCCAATAGAGGAGATGCAAACCGTCTGGAAGAGCCACTGGTTCTGGGCCAAGTACGTCAACGACGACAATGTCGATTCAGGACACGTGGAGATCTCCAACGTCTCGGTCTAG